TACGATACGCCCAATTCGCTCTTTTTTGTCTTTCGTAGTATTATGAACAAATGAACCTGCTTCTAATGAACCACGGTAAACACGGATAAAAGTAAGTACACCAACAAATGGATCTGTCATAATTTTAAAAGCCAATGCTGCGAAATCACCTTCGTTAGTAGATGGAACTGCAACATGAACTTCTTCATCATCCATCATAGTACCAGTAATTGGCGCACACTCTGCTGGAGCTGGAAGGTAAGCAACAACTGCATCAAGTAAAGTTTGAATACCTTTGTTTTTAAACGCTGTACCACAAGTCATAGGAACAATTGCCATACCAAGAGTAGCTGCTTTTATAGCTGCACAAATCTCTTCTTCTGAAATCTCTTCACCGTCTAAGAATTTTTCTGCAAATTCATCATTACCATCAACTTCAGATAATGATTCAAGCATTTTTTCTCTATATTCATCAGCTCTATCTTGTAGGTTAGCAGGAATCTCTTCAACGTGATAGTTTGAACCCATTGCTGCATCTTTATCCCATACAATTGCTTTCATCTTTACAAGATCAATAACGCCGTCAAACTCAGCTTCGGCACCTATTGGTAATTGAATAGGAACAGGATTACCTTTTAGACGGTCACGTATTTGACGCTCAACTTCGTAAAAATCTGCACCTGTTCTATCCATCTTGTTAACAAAAACAATTGATGGAACTTTATAACGGTTTCTTTGTCTCCAAACTGTTTCTGATTGAGGCTGAACACCACCAACAGCACAGAATACTGAAACAGCACCATCTAGTACACGCATAGAACGCTCAACTTCAATAGTAAAGTCAACGTGACCCGGAGTATCAATTATATTAATTTGTTTACCGTCCCACTCACAAGTTGTTGCAGCAGAAGTAATAGTAATACCTCTTTCTTGTTCTTGTTCCATCCAGTCCATAGTAGCAGCACCATCATGAACCTCGCCAATTTTATGCTCACGACCTGTATAGAATAAAATTCTTTCAGTTGCAGTAGTTTTACCAGCATCAATATGTGCTGCAATACCTATGTTTCTTACGTCTTCTAATTTATGTGATCTTGCCATTTTTATAATGCCTTAAAGTGATTTATTTATAGAGTTGGACCTCTTTCATAAATAGACTCTGTCTATTTGCAAAAGAGGTCATTGAGGAATTCCCAACCAAATGGCTAGGAGACTCCGCTCAAGGATTAAAGATTACCAGCGATAGTGAGCAAATGCTTTATTTGCTTCAGCCATACGGTAAGTATCTTCTTTTTTCTTAAATGCATTACCTTTATCAGATGACGCATCCATTAATTCATTTGCTAATCTCTCAGCCATAGTTCTTTCATTTCTCTTACGAGAAGAATCAATTAACCATCTGATAGATAGTGATAGTTGACGTACCGGGCGTACTTCTACTGGAACTTGATATGTAGCACCACCAACACGGCGACTTTTTACTTCAATAATAGGTTTAATGTTTTCAATAGCTTCATTAAAAGTATCAATACCTGTTTTTTCACCACGAGAGCTAATGATATCCATTGCACTGTAAATGATTTTTTCAGCTGTACTTTTTTTACCATCGTACATAATTTTATTTATAAACTTCGTTAAAATTTTGCTTCCATAAACAGGATCTGGCATTATTTCACGAACGGGAGCTTTTCTTCTTCTCATTTGTAATTTTCCTTACTTCAATTTTTTCAAATTTACTCAAAATATATCACTAAAGATATATCCTGTGCTCGCTTGATATATTTATATTTAAACTTCTATTAAAAGTTATCTATTTTTTAGGTCTCTTAGTTCCATATTTAGAACGAGCAACTTTACGATTTGCAACACCAGCTGTATCTAAAGCACCACGAACGATATGATACTTAACACCAGGTAAATCTTTAATACGACCACCACGTACAAGTACGATTGAGTGCTCTTGAAGGTTGTGACCCTCACCACCGATATAAGAAATAACTTCAAAACCTGAAGTTAAACGAACTTTTGCAACTTTTCTTAAAGCCGAGTTAGGTTTTTTTGGTGTTGTCGTGTAAACACGTGTACAAACACCGCGACGCTGTGGACACGATACTAGAGCTGGTGATTTAGATTTCTTAACCACACGTTTACGCTCATTACGTATCAATTGATTGATTGTAGGCATACAATTCCTTTACTTTATTTTCCAGTAGAATTTAATTCTCTAATTTTCAGAGAATTATAGACACGTGATGGTACATAAAAAGTGATTAAAGTTAGCTTATTTTAAGTGTGGATTAATATTTATATTTTAAAGGAGGTATATTAGTAACTACGCAAAGCGCAGCTACTATAGACAGAGAGTTTATATAAAACTACTCTGAATCGATATTAAACATGATTTCTTGATCTTTATAGATACCTGTTCCAACTGGTATAGTTCTACCAATGATAACATTCTCTTTAAGGTCATTAAGATCATCAATCTTTGCAGATACTGCAGCTTCTGTCAATACTTTTGTAGTATCTTGGAAAGATGCAGCAGATATTATACTATCAGCTGAAACAGCTGCTCTAGTAATACCAACCAAGAATGGCTCTGCTATAGCTGGGCGACCACCAAGTCTAGTGATTTTTTCATTCTCTTGTGCAAATTTAGCTTTAGAAACTAAATCTCCTTCAATAAACTTAGTATCTCCAGATTTAACAATCTTAATTTGTCTAAGCATTTGAGTAAAAATTACTTCAATATGCTTATCAGCAATATTAACACCTTGAGAACGGTATACTTGTTGTACTTCACTTACTAAATAGTTATAAAGTGCTTTAACACCCATAATACGAAGTAGTTCATGTGAAGAGATAATACCAGAAGTAAGTCTTTCACCAGCATGTACAAAGTCACCTTGCGCAACAACTGCTACATGTGATTTATCTACAAAGTACTCTTTAATAATTCCATTGTCACTACTAACAATGATTCTAACTTTTCCACGAAGCAATTTACCAAAACTTACTGTTCCATCTATTTCAGAAATAAGTGCAGTAGCCTTTGGACGACGTCCTTCAAAAAGTTCAGATACACGAGGAAGACCTCCTGTAATATCGCTTGATTTTTGAAGTGCTTTTGGTGTTTTTGCAATTATATCTGCTACCTTTACTGTTGCGCCATCTTCTACATATATAGATGATTTTGATTCAATTTGGTATCTCAAAAGCTCACCATCTTCACTAGCAAGTACAATTGTCGGTTTATACTCAGCAGATAAGTGATCGTTTATCATTAAACGTGTTTTACCTGTAAGCTCGTCATATTGTTCGCTTGCTGTTGTTCCAACAATGATATCTTCAAATTTAACTACACCATTTGTCTCAGATATAACTGGGTTTGAGTATGGATCCCATTCAGCAATTACAGTTGACTCATCACTCTTTGGTTTAGCAATAAGTGTAGTTGAATCAACAGCAGCATCATCTGAAGCAACAATAACAGATCCGCGAGCTACATAATGTCTTACAGCTTCACGGTTATTTGTATCAACTACAGTTGCGAAAAGACCTTTTTCAACTACTTCATAACCTGATTTAAGACCTTCAAATCTCTCAAGGAAGTCACCTTTAAGTAAAAAGTACTTAACAGTACCCTCTTCTTTAGCATATATCTTTTGAGTGACTGGAGCACCATCTTTTACTAATAATTCAGAAGCGTACGGAACACGACTTGGTACATTCCACCCATCTTTAATTGTTTCAACAATAGATTCAGATTCTGCTACCTCAGAACCACTTTCATAAGGGAAGTAGTATTTACCTTCAATCTGCCCACCTACTCCAGCAAGTTCATTAGGCTTAGCAATCTCATTTTTACGAAGTGAATATCTAACCGTCTCATTTTTAGAAGATATACTAATAACAACTTCATCATGAATTGTTTGAATATTCAACTTTCCTGAGAATGGAGCTTTAATTTTTGGTTCAACTAATAATACAGCTGCATTTCTACGATTTGCAACTATACTTCTTCCTTCTTTAGAAGAGTATGTTTTAACATTGTAATAACGTATAAAACCCTCTTTTGTAGCTACAACTTGTCTCTCTTGAGCAGTCGAACTTGCAGTTCCACCAACGTGGAATGTTCTAAGTGTAAGCTGAGTACCCGGCTCACCAATTGACTGAGCAGCAATAATACCTACAGCCTCACCAGTACGAACAATATGTCCTGTTGCAAGGTTAACACCATAACAAAGTGCACAAATTCCATTTTGACTTTTACATGTAGTCGGTGTTCTAATATGAGCTGTTTTTATGCCCGCTTCAGAAATTACTTGTGCAGAAATTTCATCAAGCAGAGTTCCCTCAGCAAAAAGAATTTCATTACTAATAGGATCTATAACATCATCAGCTAGAACTCTACCATTTAGTCTATCTTCTAAAGACTCAATAAGTGTATTTTGATCAGATATATCTGAAATTTCAATACCTTCATGAGTATGACAGTCATGTTCTACAATCTTAACATTTTGAGCAACATCAACAAGCTTACGAGTCAAATAACCTGCATTAGCTGTCTTTAGTGCTGTATCGGCAAGACCTTTTCTAGCACCGTGAGTTGAAATAAAGTACTCAATTACGTTCAGACCCTCTTTAAAGTTTGAAATAATCGGTGTCTCAATAATATCACCACTTGGTTTAGCCATAAGACCACGCATACCAGCTAACTGACGAATTTGTGCAGCAGAACCACGAGCACCAGAATCTGCCATCATATGGATTGAATTGAATCCATCTTTATCTGTTTGAACCAAATCCATCATCTGAGTAGCAAGAGTATTGTTTGTATCTGTCCAAACATCAATAATTTTATTATATCTCTCTTGTTCTGTCAAAAGACCAGCTTCGTACTGTTTTTGAATCTCTATAACTCTGTTTTTAGATTCAGTTATTTTAGCAGCCTTAGTCTCAGGAATAATAATATCAGCTATAGATATTGATACTCCAGATTCAGTTGCATGCTTAAAACCTAAATCTTTAAGATTATCAAGGAATGTTGCTGTTATGCCTATTCCACCATGTTTTTGAACATAATCAACAGTTTCATTAATAGCTTTTTTCTTCATAACTCTGTTCCAAAGTTCAATTGGAACAAACTTAGGCAATACAGCTTTAAGAAGCATACGACCAGCAGTTGTGTGAATTATTCTTCCATCAACACGCGTTCTTATTTTTGCATGTATGTCAAGTGCGTCATGTTCAATAGCAATTCTAATTTCATCAACGTTTGCAAAAAGTTTATTTGAACCCTTAACACCATTTTTTTCTAACGTTATATAGTAAATACCAAGAACCATATCTTGAGATGGTGTAGCTATCGCCTTACCAGATGCTGGAAGTAAAATATTCATAGATGCTAACATTAAAACTTTTGCTTCTGCAATTGCTGCAGAACTCAAAGGTATATGTACAGCCATCTGATCTCCATCAAAATCGGCATTGAACGCAGCACAAACCAACGGATGAAGCTGAATAGCTTTACCGTCAATCAGTTTTGGATGGAATGCTTGAATCGACAACTTATGAAGTGTTGGTGCACGGTTAAGAAGTACAGGATAACCATCAACTATCTCAGCTAGACACTCCCAAACTTCATTTGTTTTATCATCAATCATGTTTTTTGCGGCTTTTACTGTTGTAGCATAACCTTTTTCTTCAAGCTTAGCAATCAAATGTGGCTTAAACAGCTCTAAAGCCATTTTTTTAGGTAAACCACACTGATCCATACGAAGATTTGGACCAACAACAATTACAGAACGACCTGAAAAGTCAACACGCTTACCAAGTAAGTTTTGACGAAAACGCCCCTGCTTACCTTTAATAATTTCACTTAAAGATTTAAGTGGACGCTTGTTAGCACCTTTTACTGCGTTTGCACGACGACCATTGTCAAACAGTGCATCAACAGATTCTTGAAGCATTCTTTTTTCATTTCTAACAATAATCTCAGGTGCTTCAAGTTCAACTAAACGCTTTAGTCTTTGGTTACGGTTAATAACTCTTCTGTATAAATCATTTACATCAGAAACAGCAAATTTACCACCATCTAGAGAAACAAGAGGTCTTAAATCTGGTGGAAGAACAGGTAAAACTGTTAACATCATCCAAGCAGGATTATTTCCACTATTTAAAAATGACTCTATTACTTTCAATCTTTTAGCAATAGTCTTTCTTTTAGCTTCACTTTTTGTAAGTTCAATATCCTCTTTAAGTTGTGTAAATGCATCAACTAAATCAATTGAATCTAATAAATCGCGAATAACTTCACCACCCATACGAGCAGCAAAGCCTAATTCACCAAATCTTTGAACTAAAGTACGGTATTGCTCTTCATTTAAAACATCATATTTTAAAACTGGTGTTTTTGCTTCAGCATCATAGTATGCTTCTCCACCAGACTCAACAATATATGCTTCATAATAAAGTACACGTTCAAGGTCTTTCATTTTAATACCAAGAAGAGTACCGATTCTTGAAGGCAATGAACTAACATACCAAATATGAGCTACTGGTGTAACAAGTTCGATGTGACCCATACGGATACGACGAACTTTAGTGCTTGTTACTTCAACACCACACTTCTCACACACAACACCCTTGTAGCGCATTTTTTTATATTTACCACAAAGACACTCATAGTCACGTACTGGACCAAAAATCTTTGCACAAAATAGACCATCACGCTCAGGCTTAAGTGTACGATAATTAATAGTTTCAGGCTTTTTTACTTCACCATGACTCCAAGACATAACTTTCTCTGGAGACGCTAAACGAAACTGCAGTTGTTTTATATCTTTTGGTCTTTTATCTTCAGTTACTTCAATAGGTACTAGTTTACTCATTGTCTTCAACCTCGTCAAAAATTTCTACATCAAGAGCTAATGATTGAAGCTCTTTAGTTAATACAAATAGTGTTTCAGGGATACCAGAAGCTGGTATCAATTCACCTTTTGTAATTGCTTTATATGCACGAACACGACCATCAACATCATCAGATTTGATAGTTAACATCTCTTTTAAAACAGCAGAAGCTCCATAAGCTTCAAGAGCCCAAACTTCCATCTCTCCAAATCTTTGTCCACCAAATAGTGCTTTACCACCAACTGGTTGTTGAGTTACTAAAGAGTATGGTCCAGTTGAACGAGCATGAATTTTCTCATCAACAAGGTGATGAAGCTTAAGAATATACATGTAACCTACATTAACACGCTCTTTTATCTTCTCGCCTGTTAATCCGTTATAAAGTACTACTTTACCGTCACTATCCATTTTAGCTAGTTCAAACAGTTTTTCAAACTCGGCAGCATTAACACCTTCAAAAATCGGAGTGGCAAACCTAACACCATTTGACCAATCACGTGCGTACTTTAGAAATTTTTCATCACTCATCTCACCAATAACATGTTTAGCATTCATCATACCTGCAACATCTGCTATCTCAATCATTTTAGAGCGAAGATTTTGTATAAAATCTTTTTGCTTTGTCTCAAATTGTTCTAATATTTGGTTACCAAGTTCACGACCTGCCATACCTAAATGCATCTCTAAAATTTGACCAATATTCATACGAGATGGAACACCAAGTGGATTAAGACAAACATCTACACTTCTTCCATCTTCCATATATGGCATGTCAACTTCTGGTACGATTATTGAAACAATACCTTTATTTCCGTGACGACCAGCCATTTTATCACCAACTTTTAGCTGACGTTTAGTAGCAATATAAACTTTTACATACTTAACAACACCATTTGGCAAGATATCATCTTTTTCTAAAATAGTTAGTTTCTCTTCATGCTCATCGCGGAAAAGTCTTTTCTCTTTTTGAAAATAGTTTTTAGTTTTATTATATTCATCTTGAATTGCTTCACTGAATGATTTAATAATTGCATTCATTGCAAAACGATTTACTTCAACTAAATCATTACCGTTTATAATATCTCCAGCTTTATAATCAGTATCTCCTATTTTAATAGCAGAAACTAAAGCCTCTTTTGTTAAAAGTTTAGTAACTCTTAACATCTCCTCTTTATCTATCATAAGAAGTCTATCATAGTGCTCACGCTCTAAATAGTCACGCTCTTCTTTCTCAAGTTCTAGTGCACGAGGATCTTTGTCATAACCTTTTTTTGTAAAGATTTTAACATCAACAACAACACCTTCCATACTTGGAGGACAGTAAAGTGATTTGTTTATAACATGTCCAGCTTTTTCGCCGAAAATTGCACGAAGAAGACGCTCTTCTGGAGTTGGCTTTACTTCACCTTTTGGAGAAACTTTACCAACTAAAATCATACCGCCAGAAACAGTTGTACCAATTTTAACGATACCACTCTCATCCAAATGAGACAACTCATCATCTCTAACATTTGGAATATCACGAGTAATCTCTTCTACACCATGTTTAAGTTCTCTAGCTTCAACTTCTTTTTCATAAATATGAACAGATGTAAAAGCATCTTTACGAATAAGTCTCTCTGAGATTACGATTGCATCCTCAAAGTTATAACCATTCCAAGGCATAAAGGCAACCATTGCATTAACACCAAGTGCTAGCTCACCTTGATCCATATTTGGACCATCTGCAATTATCTGACCTTTTTCAACTCTTTCACCAACATTAACAATTGGCTTTTGAGCAAAAGATGTGTTTTGATTGGTACGAAGATTTTTTTGTAATGGGTAGTAATCTATATAGATTTCTCCATCATCATCTCCCATAACATAAACATGTTTTCCATCCACTTTTTCAACAACACCAGAACGTTTTGCTTTCACACACTCCCAAGAGTCTCTTGCAACAAGCTTCTCAACACCTGTTCCAACAATAGGTGCAAGCGGTCTCAAAAGAGGAACAGCTTGACGTTGCATGTTTGAACCCATTAGTGCACGATTGGCATCATCATGCTCCAAGAATGGAATAAGAGAGGCTGCAACACCAACAACCATACTTGATGATAAATCAGCATACTCACACTCAATAGATGGACGAAGTAAAATTTCACCATCCATTCTTGTTGTAACCAATTTATCTATAAATTGCCCATCTTCATCATATTTGTTTGATGCAGCAGCAATCTTTTTGCCCTCTTCTTGAGTAGCTGTAAGATAAATAATTTCAGATGTAACTTTTCCATCTTTCATTACTTTA
The sequence above is drawn from the Candidatus Sulfurimonas baltica genome and encodes:
- the rpoB gene encoding DNA-directed RNA polymerase subunit beta, translating into MLNTLYSGNRLRVDFSKTPQQIEVPNLLQLQQSSYNNFLMLDDKDRSDSGVETVFQSVFPIHDTQNRLTIEYIGSDVGKPKYTVRECMERGLTYAVSLRMKTRLVLWDRDENTKEKLGVKDIKEQSIFVRDIPLMTDRTSFIINGVERVVVNQLHRSPGVIFKEEESTTSGNKLIYTGQIIPDRGSWLYFEYDPKDILYMRINKRRKVPVTIMFRALGYSKQDILKLFYPIQTIKIVDNKFSMTFNPSDYGTRLSYDLVDINGQILVPAGKRLSANKAQKFLDDGLKEVEYPLEILLDRNIAEPIIDPETGEILFDTMTRIDESKLKKMAELGVSNFKIANDLAEGVDGSIINAFNADADSLKLLKQTENIEDENDLSAIRIYKVMRPGEPVTKEAAKTFVNQLFFDPERYDLTKVGRMKMNHKLGLNIPEYVTVLTHEDVIESVKYVIKVKNGQGHIDDRDHLGNRRIRSIGELLGNELHNGLVKMQKAIRDKLSTMSGPMSELMPHDLINSKMITSTIMEFFSGGQLSQFMDQTNPLSEVTHKRRLSALGEGGLVKERAGFEVRDVHPTHYGRICPIETPEGQNIGLINTLATYSKVNEHGFIEAPYKVMKDGKVTSEIIYLTATQEEGKKIAAASNKYDEDGQFIDKLVTTRMDGEILLRPSIECEYADLSSSMVVGVAASLIPFLEHDDANRALMGSNMQRQAVPLLRPLAPIVGTGVEKLVARDSWECVKAKRSGVVEKVDGKHVYVMGDDDGEIYIDYYPLQKNLRTNQNTSFAQKPIVNVGERVEKGQIIADGPNMDQGELALGVNAMVAFMPWNGYNFEDAIVISERLIRKDAFTSVHIYEKEVEARELKHGVEEITRDIPNVRDDELSHLDESGIVKIGTTVSGGMILVGKVSPKGEVKPTPEERLLRAIFGEKAGHVINKSLYCPPSMEGVVVDVKIFTKKGYDKDPRALELEKEERDYLEREHYDRLLMIDKEEMLRVTKLLTKEALVSAIKIGDTDYKAGDIINGNDLVEVNRFAMNAIIKSFSEAIQDEYNKTKNYFQKEKRLFRDEHEEKLTILEKDDILPNGVVKYVKVYIATKRQLKVGDKMAGRHGNKGIVSIIVPEVDMPYMEDGRSVDVCLNPLGVPSRMNIGQILEMHLGMAGRELGNQILEQFETKQKDFIQNLRSKMIEIADVAGMMNAKHVIGEMSDEKFLKYARDWSNGVRFATPIFEGVNAAEFEKLFELAKMDSDGKVVLYNGLTGEKIKERVNVGYMYILKLHHLVDEKIHARSTGPYSLVTQQPVGGKALFGGQRFGEMEVWALEAYGASAVLKEMLTIKSDDVDGRVRAYKAITKGELIPASGIPETLFVLTKELQSLALDVEIFDEVEDNE
- the fusA gene encoding elongation factor G, producing MARSHKLEDVRNIGIAAHIDAGKTTATERILFYTGREHKIGEVHDGAATMDWMEQEQERGITITSAATTCEWDGKQINIIDTPGHVDFTIEVERSMRVLDGAVSVFCAVGGVQPQSETVWRQRNRYKVPSIVFVNKMDRTGADFYEVERQIRDRLKGNPVPIQLPIGAEAEFDGVIDLVKMKAIVWDKDAAMGSNYHVEEIPANLQDRADEYREKMLESLSEVDGNDEFAEKFLDGEEISEEEICAAIKAATLGMAIVPMTCGTAFKNKGIQTLLDAVVAYLPAPAECAPITGTMMDDEEVHVAVPSTNEGDFAALAFKIMTDPFVGVLTFIRVYRGSLEAGSFVHNTTKDKKERIGRIVKMHAIKREEVKEIYAGEIGAVVGLKATTTGDTLVIGQKVVLERMDFPEPVISVAVEPKTKADQEKMGIALSKLAAEDPSFRVNTDEETGQTIISGMGELHLEILVDRMKREFSVDAEVGAPQVSYRESIKEKVNQEYKYAKQSGGRGAFGHVYLTVSPGEAGTGFVFHNEIKGGTVPKEYIPAVEKGCKESMSAGVLAGYPMEDIDVVLYDGSYHDVDSNEMAFKLAASMGFKEACRKAKPSILEPMMKVEVEVPEDYMGDVIGDLNRRRGQINNMGDRSGNKIVDAFVPLAEMFGYSTDLRSATQGRATYSMEFDHYEEVPKNVSEEIQKKRNG
- the rpoC gene encoding DNA-directed RNA polymerase subunit beta', with amino-acid sequence MSKLVPIEVTEDKRPKDIKQLQFRLASPEKVMSWSHGEVKKPETINYRTLKPERDGLFCAKIFGPVRDYECLCGKYKKMRYKGVVCEKCGVEVTSTKVRRIRMGHIELVTPVAHIWYVSSLPSRIGTLLGIKMKDLERVLYYEAYIVESGGEAYYDAEAKTPVLKYDVLNEEQYRTLVQRFGELGFAARMGGEVIRDLLDSIDLVDAFTQLKEDIELTKSEAKRKTIAKRLKVIESFLNSGNNPAWMMLTVLPVLPPDLRPLVSLDGGKFAVSDVNDLYRRVINRNQRLKRLVELEAPEIIVRNEKRMLQESVDALFDNGRRANAVKGANKRPLKSLSEIIKGKQGRFRQNLLGKRVDFSGRSVIVVGPNLRMDQCGLPKKMALELFKPHLIAKLEEKGYATTVKAAKNMIDDKTNEVWECLAEIVDGYPVLLNRAPTLHKLSIQAFHPKLIDGKAIQLHPLVCAAFNADFDGDQMAVHIPLSSAAIAEAKVLMLASMNILLPASGKAIATPSQDMVLGIYYITLEKNGVKGSNKLFANVDEIRIAIEHDALDIHAKIRTRVDGRIIHTTAGRMLLKAVLPKFVPIELWNRVMKKKAINETVDYVQKHGGIGITATFLDNLKDLGFKHATESGVSISIADIIIPETKAAKITESKNRVIEIQKQYEAGLLTEQERYNKIIDVWTDTNNTLATQMMDLVQTDKDGFNSIHMMADSGARGSAAQIRQLAGMRGLMAKPSGDIIETPIISNFKEGLNVIEYFISTHGARKGLADTALKTANAGYLTRKLVDVAQNVKIVEHDCHTHEGIEISDISDQNTLIESLEDRLNGRVLADDVIDPISNEILFAEGTLLDEISAQVISEAGIKTAHIRTPTTCKSQNGICALCYGVNLATGHIVRTGEAVGIIAAQSIGEPGTQLTLRTFHVGGTASSTAQERQVVATKEGFIRYYNVKTYSSKEGRSIVANRRNAAVLLVEPKIKAPFSGKLNIQTIHDEVVISISSKNETVRYSLRKNEIAKPNELAGVGGQIEGKYYFPYESGSEVAESESIVETIKDGWNVPSRVPYASELLVKDGAPVTQKIYAKEEGTVKYFLLKGDFLERFEGLKSGYEVVEKGLFATVVDTNNREAVRHYVARGSVIVASDDAAVDSTTLIAKPKSDESTVIAEWDPYSNPVISETNGVVKFEDIIVGTTASEQYDELTGKTRLMINDHLSAEYKPTIVLASEDGELLRYQIESKSSIYVEDGATVKVADIIAKTPKALQKSSDITGGLPRVSELFEGRRPKATALISEIDGTVSFGKLLRGKVRIIVSSDNGIIKEYFVDKSHVAVVAQGDFVHAGERLTSGIISSHELLRIMGVKALYNYLVSEVQQVYRSQGVNIADKHIEVIFTQMLRQIKIVKSGDTKFIEGDLVSKAKFAQENEKITRLGGRPAIAEPFLVGITRAAVSADSIISAASFQDTTKVLTEAAVSAKIDDLNDLKENVIIGRTIPVGTGIYKDQEIMFNIDSE
- the rpsL gene encoding 30S ribosomal protein S12: MPTINQLIRNERKRVVKKSKSPALVSCPQRRGVCTRVYTTTPKKPNSALRKVAKVRLTSGFEVISYIGGEGHNLQEHSIVLVRGGRIKDLPGVKYHIVRGALDTAGVANRKVARSKYGTKRPKK
- the rpsG gene encoding 30S ribosomal protein S7 translates to MRRRKAPVREIMPDPVYGSKILTKFINKIMYDGKKSTAEKIIYSAMDIISSRGEKTGIDTFNEAIENIKPIIEVKSRRVGGATYQVPVEVRPVRQLSLSIRWLIDSSRKRNERTMAERLANELMDASSDKGNAFKKKEDTYRMAEANKAFAHYRW